GCGCCCTGACGAACCGGGTCGTCCCGTCGAGGTAGCGCCGGTGGATCTCGTCGGCCCTGGCACGGTCGTCGTTGCCGCCGTAGAAGGCCATGACACCGACGCAGACCGTGCCCGGCGGAGCCGAGGGCACGCCCGTCGCCGGTGTCGGCAGGGCGAACGCGAGGTCTTCGTAGACCTCGTCGCGGGCGGTGTCCACGCCCATCGCCCGCATCGCGTCACGGGACATGTCGTCCCGGAACGACCGGTACGCGGCCAGCCGTGCCGACCAGCGCGTCAGGACCCGGGTCGGCCGCCGGCCGATCGTGGCCGCGCCCACGCTGACCAGCGCGACCCGGGTGCGGAGCAGCCGCCCGGTCGCGCAGAGCAGGAACAGCGAGTACGGGAAACCCCACGGCCGCAGGGGCAGTGTGGCCTCCAGGACGCCCGTGCCGGGCACGATCACCACGTCGTGCCGGCGCACCCAGACGGCGGTGCGGGCGGCGTCGACGAGTTTGCCGAGCCCCTTGGCCGCGATCGCGCCGGCCCGCGAGGCGGTCCGGTACTCGCCGCTGTACCAGTTCAGCCGCGTCGCGGGGATCCCGTATCGCCTCTCGACGTCCTCGGGTCCGCCGCACAGCGCGTCCACGACGGCCTCCGGGTGCTCTGCGCGGAGGTACCCGAGCGCCGCCTCGAGGGATCCGTCGTTGCCGACGTTGCCGGAGCCGAGCAGCCCGAACAGCCCGACGCGCACCGGCGTTTCGTGCGGGGCGGTCATGCCTGCCTCCCCTCGCGGCCGGCGACGAGCGCGTCGACGGAGACGGTGAGCCGGCCCGGGTCGACCGGCGCGCGGTCCTCGACCCGCTCACCGGCACCGGGCCGGGCCCGGCTGGTCATCCACGCGGCGAGGTGGCGGTAGCACGCGCGCCGGTCCCCGGCCGACAACGGCGCCCGCCGGATCGCCGCGACGAAGCCCCAGAGGTACTCGGCGAGCAGCCGGGGCGTCGGGTGCAGCGGGCCCGCCCGGCGCGGGTCCAGGTTGACGCACCGGGCGCGCTTGCCCGGGTTCGCCCGCTCGGCGCGGGTGGGGTGGTCGCGGCGGAAGTACAGCAGCTCCGGGACCTGGTGGAAGGGGCCGTGCAGGGTGATCTCGGCGACGAAGGTGCGGTCCGCGTGGTGGTAGCTGTCGTGCGGTTTCACCCGGCGCAGCACGTCGGCCCGCATCACCCCGTAGAAGTCGTCGCCGCCGGGCTCGAACAGCAGACTGCGGAAGCGCTCCGGCGCGTGCGGCGAGTCGGTCGCGAGCCCGTACTCGTAGGGGACCTTCACCTCGCCGTCGCCGTCCACGACCGCCTGGCCGCTGTGCGCCAGGATCACGTCCGGCCGCTCGTCCAGCGCCTGCACGCACCGCCGCAGCAGGTCCCGGGCGTACAGGTCGTCGTGCGAGGCCCATTTGAACAGCTCGCCCCGGCACTCGGTGAACACGTAGTTGTGATTGGGCGCGGCGCCGATGTTCCTGGGCAGCCTGAGGTACCGGATCCGTGAGTCCCGCGCGGCGTACCGGCGGCAGATGTCCCGGGTGCCGTCGGTCGAGGCGTTGTCGGAGACGACCAGCTCGAAGTCCTCGTAGGTCTGGCCGAGCAGGGCGTCGAACGCCTCGGCGAGGTACTCCTCGCCGTTGTACACGGGCAGGCCGATGCTCAGCCGGGGATGGGCGGTCATGGCGTCCTCACTTCACGGATGGAATGGTGGTGGCGCTCGCGCAGGGCGGCCCGCAGTTGCAGCCACCAGACGGCGGAGCCGCAGGCGGCGGCGGTGGCGACGCCCCAGGCGGAACCGGCCGTGCCGGCCGCGAAGGCACCACCGAGCCCTCCGCCGACGTAGCAGACGGAGGCGAACAGCTGGCAGCGCAGGCTGCGCCGGGCCGCGGCCAGCGCGCGCAGCCCGGCCGCCGCGCCGGTGCCGAGGCCGGCGCCCGCGACACCGAGCGTGACCGGCACGACGATGGCCGACGCGGCGTACCAGACATCACCGAGTACCAGCTCGCCGAGCCGGTCCGGGACCAGCAGCAGCGCCGCGCCCCAGAGCAGTGCGCCGACGGCCTGCCCGCCGCCCAGGAGGAGGCAGAACCTGCCCAGCCGCCGCGGGGCCTCCCGCAGTACCCGGGCCGCCTCCGCCACGGTGACCAGCGACAGCCCCATCAGTACCGCGAGGAAGGGGCCGAGCAGCAGTTCGGCTCCCCGGATCACCCCCACCGCGCCGACGCCGACGATCACGCCGAGCCCGTACGCCCGCAGCTGGCTGGAGCCGCTGACACCGACGTTCTCGACCAGGTACCGGTAACCGAGGTCTCGGTGGTCGCGCAGCCAGTCGCGCGCCCCGCCGAACCTGGGCCGGATGCCGGACTGGAAGCAGCCGTACACGGCGGCCACCGCGGCGGACGTGCCCCACGCGACCACGAATGCGGTCACGCTGCCCACACGGGCCGCCACCACCATGGCGGGGACGAGCGCGACACCCCAGACGACGTCGTTCACGAACGCCTTGCGCCCCTGACCGGCGGCGAAGAACGAGTACCGCCAGGCGTCCTGCAGCAGCAGCCCCGGCAGCATGAGGCCGAGGCCGGCGAACGCGGGCCCCACCCGGCCGCCCATACCCAGGCCGACCACCAGACACACCGCGCCGACGGCGGTACCGACGCCGAGCGCGGTGCCCGACGACCGGGCCACCGCCCCGCGCCAGGACGCCTCCGGCACACCGCTGAAGCGCACCACGAGCGGGTCGGTGGCCAGCCCGCGCGAGACGCTGAGCACCACGCCGTACGTCACCCAGGCCAGGCTGAACACGCCGAACGCGGTCAGCCCCAGCGAGCGGGCCACGTAGATCCCCACCGCGAAGTTGGAGATGCTGGAGGCCGCCTGGTCGGCCAGTCCCCAGGACAGCCGGCCGGCCATGCCCGCCATGGCCCGCGTGCCGCTGCGCCGGGCGGGTCCGGCCTCGTCCGCCGAGGCCGTCGTCGTCTTCTTCCCTCCGGTGGTCATGGGCGTCATGCCTTGAGCAGCCCTGCGCCGTGCAGGGCGTCGGCCGCGTCGGCGACGGTGTCGAACGGGAGCCCGGACCGCTCGGCGATGTCCAGCAGACCGTGCTCGCCGTCGGAGAGGCTGAGCACCCAGAGCATGGCCATCTGGGCCTGCTTGGCGTCACTGCGGCCGCCGAGCGAGTCGTACAACCCGCGCCGCCCCAGCTGTGGTTCGCCGTAGGGGCTGAGGTTGACGTACCGCCGGTCGCGGTCCAGCACGGCGAACGCCTCACGGCAGACGGCGAGCGTGTCCTCCATCGCCCGGGGGGAGACGAAGTCCAGGTTGTCCGCCGAGGTGTGGTACTCGGGGTAGCCGGCGTACGGGGTGCGGGTGAGCGAGCCCACGCCGAGGTCGAAGCCGGGCGAGCAGAACTGACGCTCGTCGTAGCCGTACGGGGTGAACTCGGTGACGTGGTGCGGGCGTTCGGAGACCTCCAGCACGTGCCGCATCACCCGGTCGATGCCCGCGTCACCGCGCCTGCTCCGTTTGTAGGTCAGCTGGCCCCGGTCGCCCGCGCAGGCCAGCACCAGGCCGTGCTTGACCCGTTCCACACGCTCCGCGTTGCGGGCCAGCCAGGTGATGGCCCCGATGGTGCCGGGCGCGAACAGGAACCGGTACGTGTAGTACGGCGTCCGTTCCGCCAGCTCCCGCGCCAGGAACGTCGCCACCGCGATGCCGGCCAGGTTGTCGTTGGCCAGCGACGGGTGGCAGACGTGGCAGGAGACGATCACCTCGTCGGGAACCTGCCCGGGGACCACGTGCTCGGCGTAGGTGAGGTGGCCGTCCGCGAGGGTGGAGTCGATCCGGACCTCGTAGTCGCCGTCCGGCAGCGCGTCCAGGGTGTCCTGGGCCAGGCAGAAACCCCAGTCCGGCTCGTAGTAGCTGGTGCGGTACGGCACCCAGGCCGGGCGGTCCGGCAGGGTGTGCAGGTGCGCGCGCAGTTCGGCGAGCGGCATCGTCGCCGACACCGGGACGCTGTAGCCGAGCACGTGCAGGCTGGACGCGGCGAAGTCGACGACCCGGTTGCCGTGCGCGTCGGCGATGTACGCGTCGCGGATGTTCCACTCCTGCGGCACCGTCCAGTCGAGCACCTGCGTCCCGGTCGGCACCTCGTGCACCCGCAGCGGCAGGTACTCGTCCACGATCTCCAAGGTGGCCCGCACCCCGTCGCCCGTGATGCTCCGGCACAGCGGATACATCCGCTCCACCAGCGCGTGCATCCGCTCACCGGCCGCCGTCACCGGCTGTGCGCCGGCCGTCGTCATCCGCGCCACCGCAGGGTGTCGTCCACGGAGCCGGCGGCGGAGGCCGCACGCAGCACGGCCAGCCGGGTGAAGCGGCGCTCGAAGTCCTCCCGGGTCAGCCCGTGTTTCCGGTAGGCGTCGGCGAGTTCGAGCGCGCCCTGCTTCACCGTCCACTCGCAGTCGAAGCCGGGCACCGCGGCGCGGAACCGGGAGAAGTCCACCCGGTACGACCGCGGATCGGCACCGGTCTCCCCGGTGATCACCACGCGTGAGTCCGGCACCGCCGCCGCGACCTGCTCGGCGATCTCGGCGACCGTGACGTTGTTGACCTCGCTGCCGATGTTGAACGCCCGGTCGTGCACCGCCTCCCGAGGCGCGGTCAGCGCGGCCGTGAAGGCCCGGGCGATGTCCACGGCGTGCACCAGCGGACGCCAGGGGGTGCCGTCCGAGAGCACCAGCACCTCACCGGACAGGAGCGCGTGGCCCACCAGGTTGTTCAGCACGATGTCGGCGCGCAGCCGGGGCGAATGGCCGAAGGCGGTGGCGTTGCGCATGTACACCGGGCTGAAGTCACCGTCGGACAGCGCGTGCAGGTCGTCCTCCACCCGCACCTTGGACTCCGCGTACGGCGTCACCGGGCGCAGCGGGGCGTCCTCGGCCACCAAGTTCGACAAGTCGGGGTCGCCCGCGGCGCCGTAGACCGAGCAGGTCG
The Streptomyces sp. NBC_01723 genome window above contains:
- a CDS encoding DUF4910 domain-containing protein; this translates as MTTAGAQPVTAAGERMHALVERMYPLCRSITGDGVRATLEIVDEYLPLRVHEVPTGTQVLDWTVPQEWNIRDAYIADAHGNRVVDFAASSLHVLGYSVPVSATMPLAELRAHLHTLPDRPAWVPYRTSYYEPDWGFCLAQDTLDALPDGDYEVRIDSTLADGHLTYAEHVVPGQVPDEVIVSCHVCHPSLANDNLAGIAVATFLARELAERTPYYTYRFLFAPGTIGAITWLARNAERVERVKHGLVLACAGDRGQLTYKRSRRGDAGIDRVMRHVLEVSERPHHVTEFTPYGYDERQFCSPGFDLGVGSLTRTPYAGYPEYHTSADNLDFVSPRAMEDTLAVCREAFAVLDRDRRYVNLSPYGEPQLGRRGLYDSLGGRSDAKQAQMAMLWVLSLSDGEHGLLDIAERSGLPFDTVADAADALHGAGLLKA
- a CDS encoding polysaccharide pyruvyl transferase family protein; translation: MTAPHETPVRVGLFGLLGSGNVGNDGSLEAALGYLRAEHPEAVVDALCGGPEDVERRYGIPATRLNWYSGEYRTASRAGAIAAKGLGKLVDAARTAVWVRRHDVVIVPGTGVLEATLPLRPWGFPYSLFLLCATGRLLRTRVALVSVGAATIGRRPTRVLTRWSARLAAYRSFRDDMSRDAMRAMGVDTARDEVYEDLAFALPTPATGVPSAPPGTVCVGVMAFYGGNDDRARADEIHRRYLDGTTRFVRALVAEGRPVRLITGDELDRPVADGIVDAVDSPLVTVAETASLADLMKETAAADTVVATRYHNLVCALKVGTPTLALSYSAKSDALMARMGLAPYCHPAREVDAEHLLERFRELEKRSAELRLTLAERNEAAVRRLERQFTVLTSTLFRSAGNADAPARQETS
- a CDS encoding NAD-dependent epimerase/dehydratase family protein: MRVLLTGHQGYLGTVMAPVLTAAGHEVVGLDAGLFADCLLGPSPEDPPGHRVDLRDVTAEHVSGVDAVIHLAALSNDPLGSLAPELTYDINHHASVRLARLARDAGVRRFLYASTCSVYGAAGDPDLSNLVAEDAPLRPVTPYAESKVRVEDDLHALSDGDFSPVYMRNATAFGHSPRLRADIVLNNLVGHALLSGEVLVLSDGTPWRPLVHAVDIARAFTAALTAPREAVHDRAFNIGSEVNNVTVAEIAEQVAAAVPDSRVVITGETGADPRSYRVDFSRFRAAVPGFDCEWTVKQGALELADAYRKHGLTREDFERRFTRLAVLRAASAAGSVDDTLRWRG
- a CDS encoding glycosyltransferase family 2 protein, with the translated sequence MTAHPRLSIGLPVYNGEEYLAEAFDALLGQTYEDFELVVSDNASTDGTRDICRRYAARDSRIRYLRLPRNIGAAPNHNYVFTECRGELFKWASHDDLYARDLLRRCVQALDERPDVILAHSGQAVVDGDGEVKVPYEYGLATDSPHAPERFRSLLFEPGGDDFYGVMRADVLRRVKPHDSYHHADRTFVAEITLHGPFHQVPELLYFRRDHPTRAERANPGKRARCVNLDPRRAGPLHPTPRLLAEYLWGFVAAIRRAPLSAGDRRACYRHLAAWMTSRARPGAGERVEDRAPVDPGRLTVSVDALVAGREGRQA